In Anaerolineae bacterium, the genomic stretch GTTCATCTGGAGGATCCTGCACGGCAGTTTCGGGACGGATGTTTTCACCGGCCGGCCCATCAGCATGCTCATCGGCAGTGCTCTGCCGCATACCATCATCCTGGCCTTCTCCAGCCTGGGCCTGGCGATACTGCTGGGCATCCCTCTGGGCGTCTTTTCGGCCACCCATCCCGATTCCTGGCTGGACCGCATCCTGGCGCTGTTCTCG encodes the following:
- a CDS encoding ABC transporter permease; this translates as MRRYLLKRLVTTILVLLLSMVFLALLVHIVPGDAARTLLGPRATPELIAKVRAEMDLDKPPMVQVGLFIWRILHGSFGTDVFTGRPISMLIGSALPHTIILAFSSLGLAILLGIPLGVFSATHPDSWLDRILALFS